The nucleotide sequence ACCTCCTCCATGGGAGGGGCGGCCCCCTTTACCTCGGCGATGGAAGTGGCGCCGCGCCCCTTCAGGCCGCAGAGGTGGATCCGGCGGAAGTAGGAGAGGTCGGTCGATACGTTCAGCGCAAACCCATGGTAGGTGACCCAGTGGCGCAGGCCGACCCCGATGGAGGCGATCTTCTTCTCCCCCGTCCAGACTCCCGTCAGCCCGTCGATGCGCCATGCCGGAACCCCGAAAACATCAAGGGCGTCGATCAGCGCCGCTTCGAGGGAGCGGACGTACCGGTGCACCTCGGGGCGCGCCATCCGGACGATGGGGTAGCCGACGAGCTGACCCGGCCCGTGGTAGGTGATGTCGCCGCCTCGGCTCACATGCTCCAGCGAGATCCCTTCCGAGTCGAGCGTCTCCCGGGGCACCAGCAGGTTCGCCTCGTCGCCCGAGCGGCCCAGCGTGTAGACATGCGGGTGCGTGAGGAGCAGCAGCGTGTCGGGAATGCGGTCGTCCGCCCTGCGCTCGACGTGGAAAAGCTGGATGTCGAGCGCCTCCTTATACCCGGTCTCCCCCAGCCATACGGTTTCCAAAAGATGCTCCCTATGCCTTCCCGAAA is from Thermodesulfobacteriota bacterium and encodes:
- the lipB gene encoding lipoyl(octanoyl) transferase LipB, with the protein product METVWLGETGYKEALDIQLFHVERRADDRIPDTLLLLTHPHVYTLGRSGDEANLLVPRETLDSEGISLEHVSRGGDITYHGPGQLVGYPIVRMARPEVHRYVRSLEAALIDALDVFGVPAWRIDGLTGVWTGEKKIASIGVGLRHWVTYHGFALNVSTDLSYFRRIHLCGLKGRGATSIAEVKGAAPPMEEVRDAVASACARQLEWVS